From a region of the Branchiostoma floridae strain S238N-H82 chromosome 13, Bfl_VNyyK, whole genome shotgun sequence genome:
- the LOC118428649 gene encoding uncharacterized protein LOC118428649 yields MWHELHQRRTVVTDGGLLLLLSAFIAVLVVGSGGSDLLPEDDTEVTEDAPGGPLPYCSLFTNRAPHPEHKLVKCSWFHNDACCYQEEVDRIFPTVVPPRGANQNCTDHLYYLMCYICSPRQHLFYRDEVVTICEELCNRLFEACANATLKGQRIGEQYSSGRDYCVSRKFRVDRQSSGSCYSHNFSIVEDIEPPTSHQDGAGGSASLLLVTLIITRTLTTTL; encoded by the exons ATGTGGCACGAACTTCACCAACGGAGAACTGTAGTCACAGATGGAGgtttgctgctgctgctgtccGCCTTTATTGCTGTCCTGGTGGTTGGGTCAG GTGGCTCGGACCTGCTCCCGGAAGACGATACAGAGGTGACGGAGGACGCTCCTGGCGGCCCGTTGCCGTACTGCAGCCTGTTCACGAACCGCGCGCCGCACCCGGAGCACAAGCTGGTCAAGTGTTCCTGGTTTCACAACGACGCCTGCTGCTATCAGGAGGAGGTGGACAG GATATTCCCGACAGTGGTTCCCCCTCGCGGAGCTAACCAGAACTGCACGGACCACCTGTACTACCTGATGTGTTACATCTGCTCGCCGCGCCAGCATCTCTTCTACAGGGACGAGGTCGTCACCATCTGTGAAGAGCTCTGCAACCG CCTGTTCGAGGCCTGTGCGAACGCCACGCTGAAGGGGCAGCGGATCGGCGAGCAGTACTCCTCGGGCAGGGACTACTGCGTCAGCCGCAAGTTCCGCGTGGACCGGCAGAGCAGCGGCAGCTGTTACTCACACAACTTCTCCATCGTGGAGGACATCGAGCCGCCCACCTCCCACCAAGATGGCGCCGGAGGTTCCGCGTCGCTCTTGCTCGTGACCTTGATAATTACAAGGACGTTAACTACGACGTTATGA